From the Luteolibacter rhizosphaerae genome, one window contains:
- a CDS encoding esterase-like activity of phytase family protein, which translates to MNHRLSLACLTLLSALPLHARDVLLQGKGKLALWSDGKVAWEMPWGGIHDLHQDKAGLIYVQKDMREVVAIDQQEKRVVWSYDSTKSNGNEGKRLEVHAFQPLADGSLMIAESGIGRIIEVDRSGKLLKEIKLKLDHPDAHRDTRLARKLDNGHYLVCQEGDGAVREYDAEGKLVWDFPVPMFGKEAKGGHGPEAFGNAVFCALRLKNGNTLIATGNGHSVLEVNPAKEIVWKIEQNDLPGITLAWVTTLQVLLNGNYIIGNCHAGPGQPILIELEPKTKKVIWQLDGFEDFGNDVSNTLVTKP; encoded by the coding sequence ATGAACCACCGCCTTTCTCTCGCCTGCCTCACCCTTCTCTCCGCCCTGCCCCTCCACGCCCGGGATGTCTTGTTGCAGGGCAAAGGCAAGCTGGCCCTCTGGAGCGATGGCAAGGTGGCTTGGGAGATGCCATGGGGCGGCATCCACGACCTCCATCAGGACAAGGCCGGGCTGATCTATGTCCAGAAGGACATGCGCGAGGTTGTCGCCATCGACCAGCAGGAGAAGAGGGTGGTCTGGAGCTATGACTCCACCAAGAGCAATGGAAACGAGGGCAAGCGCCTGGAGGTCCACGCCTTCCAACCCCTCGCCGATGGCAGCCTGATGATTGCGGAGAGCGGCATCGGCCGGATCATCGAGGTCGACCGTTCGGGCAAACTGCTTAAGGAGATCAAGCTGAAGCTCGACCACCCGGATGCCCACCGCGATACGCGCTTGGCCCGGAAGCTGGACAACGGCCACTACCTCGTCTGCCAGGAGGGCGACGGTGCCGTCCGCGAGTATGATGCCGAGGGCAAGCTGGTCTGGGACTTCCCGGTGCCCATGTTCGGCAAGGAAGCCAAGGGCGGCCACGGCCCCGAGGCATTCGGCAACGCCGTCTTCTGCGCCCTGCGCCTCAAGAACGGCAACACCCTTATCGCCACCGGCAACGGTCACTCGGTGCTCGAAGTGAATCCGGCCAAGGAGATCGTCTGGAAGATCGAGCAGAACGACCTGCCGGGCATCACGCTTGCTTGGGTCACCACCCTGCAGGTGCTGCTGAATGGCAACTACATCATCGGCAACTGCCACGCCGGCCCCGGCCAGCCGATTCTGATCGAGCTGGAGCCGAAGACCAAGAAGGTCATCTGGCAACTCGACGGCTTCGAGGACTTCGGCAACGACGTGTCGAACACGCTCGTGACGAAGCCTTGA